The sequence gaggaaagtaaaatttggaaaaaaaaaaaataaaataaaagaggaaagtaaaaataggataaaaaaataaaaaaaaagaagaggaaagcaaaatttggaaaaaaaaaaaaaaaaaaaaaaaaaaaagagaaaaataaaacatagtAAAACATGATAAAACTCgataaaatatgatataatataataaaacgaaataaaaaaaataagcagaACGTACTGGGAGAAAAAGGACTGCTCTACATGCGCTGAACTATTGTACGTACCCCAGTGCACACAGTCATACACAGTAAACCGCAGTTACACACAGGAGATAGGCCCAAGTTGGGGAGGTGTCGAGATAGATAGGGCAAAGGACTCGCAAGAAGGGGGAGGGAAGAGGGATGAGGAAGAAGTAGGGGGTTGGGGAAAGTAGTAAAATGGTtggaattattattttttttcttctattccTAGTTAGTTGTTGTAAGATATTACTATGTAGaggaaatgaaaaagtaaagaaGTTAGAATGTCAaggcatttttatttataacgaAAGAACAGAAGTGAAgaataaaagagaaaaagaatatttaattgGTGACAGAATaccttattttataatttataaaagtgAAAGTGGTGGGATTTACAACTCAAATGAGCATTTCAATGggttatcaatttttttgaaggaaaaagtaaaaaattatgaacaaggAAAGGAAAAAGTGTTTAAcaactttttatataaaatatattattcttctGAGGTTTTTTCACCACAGTATTATGAAGTGTACACCAATGGGGACCTGTTTACATCAGTTAGTAGTAGACAAAAGGATAACATGATGAAattgaaaaaggaaagagagaataaatttatcgaaagacatatttttgttttaaaaaaaaatatgaacagctTGTATGTAAGCAGTACTTCGTTTGATAAGTTGTACGAGGATTGTTCATTTGTGGACTTAACTGGTATGCACATATTGAAGGGACGTATTAATGGGGCAGGTAGTCCCAATGGTGCATATAGAACAGATGGACAACGAAGGGCAagtggaaaaataaataaaaactgtCTTTcgcacaaatatattttacttgaATGGTTGAACGAAAGTAACTTGATAGTAAGTAACATTACATTAAGCAAATTGACAGATAACAGAAAATATTTGTACGAAGGGAAGAAAGACAAGGCGGGAGCAATTTATACAGAGAAAGAGGATGAACAGTACATTTGGGTTTTCATGTACATATCAAAGACAGATTTAATGAAAGCATTTTTTGATTATCACTTGAAATTGTTCTTCCTTCGAATAGTGAAAAGGAAGAATGACAATATTTCAATGCTTTTTAAGTTTTTCCTTGCAAATAACATCATAAGAAATGTATTTGTGAAAAGCTTCACAGAAAAGAGGGAGTACAATacaaatgaaaaggaaaaaatgagggaaaaaaaaaatatatatacatcatcttcatttaatacaaaatacgtatttcatatttcttttaatatgtatacaagAAATTACAAAAGTGTTGAAtgtttgtctttttttttttcgaaattTCATTGTTatgataaacaaaataaaaatttttttatgaacagcTTTGTAAATAATACACTATATTCCTATTTAGAGGATACTGAAGAAGAAGTACAATATGAAAACAATACATACACAAAtggaatggaaaaaaatcTTTTGTTGCtcgcttatatatattcctctGTTAGTAGCATTAATAAGGAAAATTGTAACAAGTgtgtaaaaagaaaaataaatttttcttttttcaattacGATATTGAAAATTTCCCCTTACTTTTTCAAGATCATCTGTACAGTCAGGAagattttataatttataaagaaatagagaataaaattatttcaaaaaaaagtatatttaatgTACTTGTTCATAAAGAAATAACAAGTGAAggtattaacaaaaatgcGAAAACGAATGTAGTTGTACAGATGGAGAAAAATAGTCCTATCCGAAATATgtcctttttaaataattgtaaaatagTAATGATAGATTTATATTCaaacaatattattatagaCAAAGAGAAGGTTAGAAACAAATTGAAGCTAACTTTTTCCGATGTTGAAAATTGTAAAGATAAATCATCTCATATTATTGCAAAGTATGATGGTggaaatttaattaataacgTTAATCACCTACATATGTTTCATCGTTTATATGTTCGACTGTCCTTACACATGAGCGATATAGCACACCATTATCGTTGTAACAGTGTTAATGAAGAAAAGGCCAGTTTTGATGCACCGTGGAAAAAAGAGTATATCCAATATGGGAGTGGGCAAAATGGTTACATTGCTACTGGTGGTGCTACAGATGAGGAAGAGGAAGACATAAAAGGAAGGAATACACGGAGAAATAGAAGGAAATACACAAATTATCTATGTGGTGAGCACTTTGCTTTTTCTTACGACACATTACTTAGCGGTCGATATGTTACACCCTGCCACGGAGAATACCTAGAACTAGACATGAAGAACGATAGTGAGTATCAATGCACGGACTACGATATAGTGTCCATTTCAAATGCGAAACCTTTTCTAAATTGCATGCATGATAAGGATAATCCGATAGATAAGGAAGAATACAAACATGGTAATTTTACCATATATGCGGATGAACAGACTGTTTACATACGTGATATTGAAAACATTGTAGCTACCCATACTGCggatttttatatatacttgcaAGAAAATGCCTTTTATTCTCTCATTTATCCGAAGAATGCAGAAATTAAGAAGCAgacaaataataatgatcTTGATAGTATGAAAAATACtccttttgaaaaaaaaaaaagaaaaaaaaaaaaggaaaaaaaagagaaagaggAAGACGAACCTCAACCGAATGATGGACATACTAGTGAAACTGATATATCCCTTcttaaacattttatttatgtaaaaacaataaattattgTGGTAAAAAGCACAAAATAGTGAATTATAACAAAATCCATGcgaatgaaaaatttaagtaCAACGTTTTGGAGGCGAACGATATacaaaaattgaatatacctatatattaCAGTTTGCTTTGCACGCAAAAACATTATTCCGatgttatttatgtttattccTTTCCTAGAGGGAACGACAGTTATCAGTTTATTCTGTATTTATCTTCGCTTACATCagcttttttaattttgtttactttttatCTCTCGTACAAGTTTGCTTGACAAGACCTTCGCGCACTCGCATTTCGCTTGTTGGCGTGTTTTTCAAACCGTGTTGTTAACATTAGTGCATTTGCTAAATTTGCGAAGTTTGCTAAATTTGCTAAGTTTGCtaaatttgttaaatttgttaaatttgCTAAGTTTGCtaaatttgttaaatttgttaaatttgCTAAGTTTGCTAAATTTGCTAAGTTTGTTAAATTTCCAAACTGTGAGTATGTGGGAAGTGCCTGAGCATACATGtaataggtatatatatacatacatatttacataacaCATGGAATACTTATGAGAACCACGCATGTATGTGCACACATGACATACCGACAAAAAAAACCTTAACCGTTCAGGCGTTTTtgactttttaaaatacattatatatattacatttcgCAGTTGCTGcatttttttagtaatttatCTTACATTATTGTGCGGTACTCCTAGCTtattttcgttttattttactttcgTTTCGTTGTTACCCTAATTTATGGCATCAACTCTGGagtttgctttttttttttttttttttgtttttctgttTCATCTCGTCATATGAACATGaaacttttttcattttagctggaaaaaaaaaaaaaaaaaaaaaaattctaaacAAAGTTATACTGTTTAGAAGGGTTAGCAATTATGCGCAAAGGGGTAAGTGTAGCTATGTAAAATAAGGCActaggaaaaaagaaaaaaaaaatgcggataaatgggaaaaataattgctatttttaagaaacagaaaaagagaaaaaataaaatttatatacgtTAACATGTGTACAAAACGTTATGTACATGGTAGCTGACCTTTTGCATAAAACAAGGACGACAAAAAGAATCAATTGCCGCCATAATAAACCCAGGGAAACGAAATAGAAAGTTCTATACGAAAAAGTATACATTAGACGAAAAAAGGCTGCTACATGTTTACGGCACGAAGGGACAAGATGAaacagataaatataaagaattacATTGTAAAAAAGATGAACATATTTTGCTGCAATTTCTTAAAGGTAAACAAAGGGTACATGCatgtattatttacaaaCGAAAAGAAAGCttacaataaatttttcatttttaaaagtggCATGGAAAATGAACATAGCAGTAAAAGCAAAATAGTGTTATTTAATATAGAAGAGGaaagaaacaaaattataagaaaaaaaattaataactcACTTATTGGAGGTGTAATAATATCCTCACTATCTATCTGTTtaattgaaataaatataatttcaagTTTATGTGGCTTTGTAATATCTGCTggattaattttattttatattttttattttctcttttacaACTCCGTTATATTAAGAGCAGTATTAGACATTGAGAATAAAAGTTTATTGTTATACCCttatatgatattaaaaagaaagaatttGAAAAAACAGATTATTTTGTCATTGCatgaaattaataaagtCAACAAAGTTAATAACTACATTCagttatatttgaaaaagcccaaaataaaaattatacccaattttaatttgttcataCCTCTGCATATTCCTAGATATAACACATCAAAAACTAGCAAACCGCAAGAAATTGCTAATTCTAGGGATGTTCTATATCCATACGACTACAATAACTTGAACATCTCTGTGTTCAGCCAACGTAAGCACATGGTCAACGTGCCTACAATTAAGAAAAACGTCGATGGATACCCCCTCAACGTGGCTGAAGAGAACAAGTTAATTTCGCTGCTCAGTGTGTAGCACAGGAAGCCGAATATAAGCGGCAATCCAATAGCAATATAGCAACAATCCAGAGGCATTGACCATGTTAGCGGAATGAACGACACTAATAAAGCCCCTGTAGGCGTACCTGCGAACGTTCGTGCACACTCAACGGTACTCCCtatttacaaattaaaataaactttAGCTTGTTTGTTTTGCTTGTAAAAAAAGACTTTGCTGAATTTTACACACATGGATGTTTATGTACCTGTACGtgcgcattttttttttttttttttttccccttcaAAATAAAGCAGAGTGAGTAAAGCACTGCTTCGTATCTGTCTcgtaataaagaaataattaacttaaattaatttaatttaaataaaaaaatgaagttgaataaaataaaaaaatgaagttaaATAAAACgcaatatataattaaataaaataaaaatagcaaattaaataaaacgcaatatataattaaataaaataaaaatagcaaattaaataaaacgcaatatataattaaataaaataaaaatagcaaattaaataaaacgcaatatataataagggCAGTATAACACAGCGTTGCGCAGCATAATATACTGCGGTGAATAATTCGCCCGCGAAGTGAAGAAGTGTAAgactaaaaaaaatgaacatacacacacatacgtTAGAATATgcgatatatttaaaaagaaaggaGTCAATTAGAAAAAGCAATTTTTGCTAAGGAGCAAATATAAAAGCGTGCGTTGGTGTATCGCAAATATTGAAGTACACTTTGTCGattcttcatttttgcaattttgaTGTTTTAAAGAGTAGCACGTTAAGACACCACAAATTAGATAGAGTTCACGTTCCCTTTTTTGGGTTTACTCGAAATAGTGTTGATATGGTGCACCTAATAAGTTGCAGCTGATAAAGTGCTGTTGATAAAGTTCTGTTGATAAAGTGCTGTTGATAAAGTTCTGTTGATAAAGTTCTGTTGATAAAGTTCTGTTGATAAAGTTCTGTTGATAAAGTGCTGTTGATAAAGTTCTGTTGATAAAGTTCTGTTGATAAAGTTCTGTTGATAAAGTTCTGTTGATAAAGTTCTGTTGATGTCTACGTTTTCTTCGACGTTCCACGCAGGAGGCGGAGGGAAGCTGCGTCTCCCCCTTTGGTTCACTTGTTCATCATCTTGATCTGCTTTGATATG comes from Plasmodium malariae genome assembly, chromosome: 7 and encodes:
- the PmUG01_07045100 gene encoding conserved Plasmodium protein, unknown function, giving the protein MVGIIIFFLLFLVSCCKILLCRGNEKVKKLECQGIFIYNERTEVKNKREKEYLIGDRIPYFIIYKSESGGIYNSNEHFNGLSIFLKEKVKNYEQGKEKVFNNFLYKIYYSSEVFSPQYYEVYTNGDLFTSVSSRQKDNMMKLKKERENKFIERHIFVLKKNMNSLYVSSTSFDKLYEDCSFVDLTGMHILKGRINGAGSPNGAYRTDGQRRASGKINKNCLSHKYILLEWLNESNLIVSNITLSKLTDNRKYLYEGKKDKAGAIYTEKEDEQYIWVFMYISKTDLMKAFFDYHLKLFFLRIVKRKNDNISMLFKFFLANNIIRNVFVKSFTEKREYNTNEKEKMREKKNIYTSSSFNTKYVFHISFNMYTRNYKSVECLSFFFSKFHCYDKQNKNFFMNSFVNNTLYSYLEDTEEEVQYENNTYTNGMEKNLLLLAYIYSSVSSINKENCNKCVKRKINFSFFNYDIENFPLLFQDHLYSQEDFIIYKEIENKIISKKSIFNVLVHKEITSEGINKNAKTNVVVQMEKNSPIRNMSFLNNCKIVMIDLYSNNIIIDKEKVRNKLKLTFSDVENCKDKSSHIIAKYDGGNLINNVNHLHMFHRLYVRLSLHMSDIAHHYRCNSVNEEKASFDAPWKKEYIQYGSGQNGYIATGGATDEEEEDIKGRNTRRNRRKYTNYLCGEHFAFSYDTLLSGRYVTPCHGEYLELDMKNDSEYQCTDYDIVSISNAKPFLNCMHDKDNPIDKEEYKHGNFTIYADEQTVYIRDIENIVATHTADFYIYLQENAFYSLIYPKNAEIKKQTNNNDLDSMKNTPFEKKKRKKKKEKKEKEEDEPQPNDGHTSETDISLLKHFIYVKTINYCGKKHKIVNYNKIHANEKFKYNVLEANDIQKLNIPIYYSLLCTQKHYSDVIYVYSFPRGNDSYQFILYLSSLTSAFLILFTFYLSYKFA
- the PmUG01_07045200 gene encoding conserved Plasmodium protein, unknown function produces the protein MFTARRDKMKQINIKNYIVKKMNIFCCNFLKVNKGYMHVLFTNEKKAYNKFFIFKSGMENEHSSKSKIVLFNIEEERNKIIRKKINNSLIGGVIISSLSICLIEINIISSLCGFVISAGLILFYIFYFLFYNSVILRAVLDIENKSLLLYPYMILKRKNLKKQIILSLHEINKVNKVNNYIQLYLKKPKIKIIPNFNLFIPLHIPRYNTSKTSKPQEIANSRDVLYPYDYNNLNISVFSQRKHMVNVPTIKKNVDGYPLNVAEENKLISLLSV